One Streptomyces sp. NBC_01237 genomic region harbors:
- a CDS encoding GNAT family N-acetyltransferase yields MTDQPPVAVTAVAGRDLSRADGLAELLTAYHLFTEAEKGLAVGSVDELPDRYRSEIRSPRSAFADDTVVVAREGRAVVGCVVVTAPVEGASEIKRLWVDPSVRGRGVASALVDGALAHAAESGASRVRLSVWSWRSGAIALYERAGFGVVDSWDARDGLVCMEHA; encoded by the coding sequence ATGACTGATCAGCCCCCTGTCGCCGTTACCGCCGTGGCGGGCCGGGACCTGTCCCGCGCGGACGGCCTGGCCGAGCTGCTGACCGCCTACCACCTGTTCACGGAGGCCGAGAAGGGCCTCGCCGTGGGTAGCGTGGACGAGCTGCCCGACCGCTACCGGTCCGAGATCCGCTCGCCCCGGAGCGCGTTCGCCGACGACACCGTGGTGGTCGCCCGGGAAGGGCGTGCGGTGGTGGGCTGCGTGGTGGTGACCGCGCCCGTGGAGGGCGCATCGGAGATCAAACGGCTCTGGGTGGATCCCTCGGTACGCGGGCGCGGCGTCGCGTCGGCCCTCGTCGATGGGGCATTGGCGCACGCGGCGGAGTCGGGTGCGTCCAGGGTGCGGCTCTCGGTGTGGAGCTGGCGCAGCGGTGCCATCGCCCTGTACGAGCGGGCCGGCTTCGGCGTGGTCGATTCCTGGGACGCCCGGGACGGGCTCGTGTGCATGGAGCACGCCTGA
- a CDS encoding cupin domain-containing protein: protein MVTFEGLPGAVAVSHLSVYDWPAEDGLRGGTPHLHLTCSEGYVVVGGSGSVQTLTASGFRRTPLAPGALVWFTPGTIHRLVNEDGLRIVVLMQNSGLPEAGDAVLTLPPRFLGDPDTYRAAVAIPADGTEAEQERAARTRRDLAVEGFLALRRAADAGDPEPLAAFHRAAAALVRPRTEDWRERWERGAAAASGATGAQLDALARGDAGHLADACVHAEQPSVRGRFGMCGRLDVYPG from the coding sequence GTGGTGACCTTCGAAGGACTGCCCGGCGCAGTCGCCGTCTCGCACCTGAGCGTCTACGACTGGCCCGCCGAGGACGGGTTGCGGGGCGGGACCCCGCACCTTCATCTGACCTGTTCCGAGGGGTACGTGGTCGTCGGGGGCAGCGGCTCCGTCCAGACGCTCACCGCGTCCGGGTTCCGGCGGACGCCGCTGGCCCCCGGAGCCCTCGTCTGGTTCACGCCCGGCACCATCCACCGGCTCGTGAACGAGGACGGCCTGCGCATCGTCGTCCTGATGCAGAACAGCGGGCTGCCCGAAGCGGGCGACGCCGTCCTCACCCTGCCGCCCCGCTTCCTCGGTGACCCGGACACCTACCGCGCGGCCGTCGCGATCCCCGCCGACGGCACCGAAGCGGAGCAGGAGCGGGCCGCCCGTACCCGTCGCGACCTCGCCGTCGAGGGGTTTCTCGCCCTGCGCCGTGCCGCCGACGCGGGTGACCCCGAGCCGCTGGCCGCGTTCCACCGGGCCGCCGCCGCGCTCGTACGGCCCCGGACCGAGGACTGGCGCGAGAGGTGGGAGCGGGGGGCCGCCGCCGCGTCCGGGGCGACGGGTGCGCAGCTCGACGCGCTGGCCCGGGGTGATGCCGGTCATCTCGCGGACGCCTGTGTGCACGCCGAACAGCCCTCCGTGCGCGGCAGGTTCGGTATGTGCGGGCGCCTGGACGTCTACCCGGGCTGA
- a CDS encoding ArsR/SmtB family transcription factor, with amino-acid sequence MTPASATTAVPAVVAGARALSHPAREEIRIESVLHALADPMRLRIVRQLSGAAEELACSRFDLPVSKSTSTHHFRVLRESGVIHQIYRGTAKVSGLRQDDLDALFPGLLDSVLRAVDRQAQRLGEDGPAERLLES; translated from the coding sequence GTGACCCCCGCAAGCGCCACCACCGCAGTCCCGGCCGTCGTGGCGGGGGCCCGCGCGCTGTCCCATCCCGCGCGCGAGGAGATCCGGATCGAGAGCGTCCTGCACGCGCTGGCCGACCCGATGCGGCTGCGCATCGTCCGCCAGTTGTCGGGTGCGGCCGAGGAACTGGCCTGCTCACGGTTCGACCTCCCGGTGTCCAAGTCCACCTCCACGCACCACTTCCGGGTGCTGCGCGAGAGCGGGGTCATCCACCAGATCTACCGGGGCACCGCCAAGGTGAGCGGTCTGCGGCAGGACGATCTGGACGCGCTCTTCCCCGGCCTGCTCGACAGCGTTCTCCGGGCCGTGGACCGACAGGCGCAACGCCTGGGCGAGGACGGACCTGCCGAACGCCTCCTGGAAAGCTGA
- a CDS encoding NADH:flavin oxidoreductase/NADH oxidase, protein MSALFEPYVLRSLTIPNRIWMAPMCQYSAEASGPDAGVAHDWHFAHYAARAAGGTGLILVEATAVSPEGRISPADLGIWNDRQVAALRRITDFLAGQGTVAGIQLAHAGRKGSTERPWLGGGPIEADAPGSGGWQPLGPSPLAFDEGHPVPAELTTDQIQAVVAQFADAARRALAAGFQVAEIHGAHGYLIGEFLSPHSNHRTDAYGGSFENRTRFALEVVDAVRAVWPEDLPLFFRISATDWLTENEADERDGWTADDTVRFARELRAHGVDLLDVSTGGLAPRAKIPAAPGFQVPFAERVRTEAGLPVAAVGLITEPAQAEKILSEDRADAVLLGRELLRNPYFARSAARELGGEVSVPQQYGRAA, encoded by the coding sequence GTGAGCGCCCTTTTCGAGCCCTATGTCCTGCGGTCGCTGACCATTCCCAACCGCATCTGGATGGCCCCCATGTGCCAGTACAGCGCGGAAGCGTCCGGACCCGACGCCGGCGTCGCGCACGACTGGCACTTCGCGCACTACGCCGCCCGTGCGGCGGGCGGCACCGGCCTGATCCTGGTGGAGGCCACCGCGGTCAGCCCCGAAGGCCGGATCAGTCCCGCGGACCTCGGTATCTGGAACGACCGGCAGGTGGCCGCCCTGCGCCGCATCACCGACTTCCTCGCCGGGCAGGGGACCGTCGCGGGCATCCAGCTCGCCCACGCCGGGCGCAAGGGTTCGACCGAACGCCCCTGGCTCGGTGGCGGCCCGATCGAGGCGGATGCCCCGGGCTCCGGCGGCTGGCAGCCGCTGGGTCCGAGCCCGCTCGCGTTCGACGAGGGACACCCGGTCCCGGCCGAGCTGACCACCGACCAGATACAGGCGGTCGTCGCCCAGTTCGCCGACGCCGCTCGCCGGGCCCTGGCCGCGGGCTTCCAGGTCGCCGAGATCCACGGCGCGCACGGCTATCTGATCGGTGAATTCCTCTCCCCGCACAGCAACCACCGCACCGACGCCTACGGCGGCTCCTTCGAGAACCGCACGCGTTTCGCCCTGGAGGTCGTGGACGCGGTCCGTGCGGTGTGGCCCGAGGACCTTCCGCTGTTCTTCCGGATCTCCGCCACCGACTGGCTCACCGAGAACGAGGCCGACGAGCGCGACGGCTGGACCGCCGACGACACCGTCCGCTTCGCGCGGGAGCTGCGGGCGCACGGCGTCGACCTGCTGGACGTCTCGACCGGCGGGCTTGCCCCCAGGGCGAAGATCCCGGCCGCCCCCGGCTTCCAGGTTCCGTTCGCCGAGCGGGTCCGCACCGAGGCGGGGCTGCCCGTCGCGGCGGTCGGGCTGATCACCGAACCGGCCCAGGCCGAGAAGATCCTCTCCGAGGACCGCGCGGACGCCGTACTCCTCGGGCGGGAGCTGCTCCGCAACCCCTACTTCGCCCGCAGCGCCGCACGCGAACTCGGCGGAGAGGTGTCCGTACCCCAGCAGTACGGCCGCGCGGCCTGA
- a CDS encoding class I SAM-dependent methyltransferase, protein MFTQTGPTFRELAVQALSSTERGYDLLAPKFDHTPYRTPDRVLDAVTSALRPSGPFDAGLDVCCGTGAGVGVLRRLCRERVTGVDFSAGMLAEGRSSLPEGTGGPAVDWVRADARALPFTASFDLALSLGAFGHFLPKERPGLFAQVHGALRPGGRFVFPLGAPPAVGSRTYWTLLGFDAAMRVRNALWRPRFIMYYRTFRLPDVLADLTRTGFTVRLLPLTELGLRDDGSPRGRLVVATRE, encoded by the coding sequence ATGTTCACACAAACGGGCCCCACCTTCCGCGAGCTGGCCGTCCAGGCGCTCTCCTCCACCGAGCGCGGATACGACCTGCTCGCCCCGAAGTTCGACCACACGCCGTACCGCACGCCCGACCGCGTGCTCGACGCCGTCACCAGCGCCCTCCGGCCGTCGGGGCCGTTCGACGCTGGGCTGGACGTCTGCTGCGGCACCGGCGCGGGCGTGGGGGTGCTGCGCCGGCTGTGCCGGGAGCGGGTCACCGGCGTCGACTTCAGTGCGGGCATGCTCGCCGAGGGCCGGTCCTCGCTGCCGGAGGGCACCGGGGGACCGGCGGTGGACTGGGTACGGGCCGACGCGCGGGCGCTGCCCTTCACGGCATCCTTCGATCTGGCGCTGAGCCTCGGCGCGTTCGGCCACTTCCTGCCGAAGGAGCGCCCCGGTCTCTTCGCCCAGGTGCACGGGGCGCTGCGACCGGGCGGCCGGTTCGTCTTCCCGTTGGGCGCACCGCCCGCCGTGGGCTCCCGGACCTACTGGACCCTGCTGGGATTCGACGCGGCGATGCGGGTGCGCAACGCACTGTGGCGCCCGCGATTCATCATGTACTACCGCACCTTCCGGCTCCCCGACGTCCTGGCCGACCTGACCCGCACCGGGTTCACCGTGCGGCTCCTGCCCCTGACGGAACTGGGGCTGCGGGACGACGGGAGCCCGCGCGGCCGACTGGTGGTGGCGACCCGGGAATGA
- a CDS encoding PHP domain-containing protein, whose amino-acid sequence MRQPLPEWADPQVPAESLDAQGLSRRGVMRRAGLFGAAFAAASLASPAQAFGRGGGHGNGHGHGGGHGHGGSDPELVYLVGDHHNHSVYSHDAKYTFSQLATAGRKFGLDWMVFTEHSNIGHAEFGAHQEHREILKARAQNKRMLIFQGLEWYIPGAEHCTVFSPPGRHEVDLLTRFESAYDGKLLGYTAGAPTHPDTPRNEAHAVKALKWLAEQRRTGYVDDVLVLANHPMRLGIDSPHELRGWRDAAPGIMIGMEGAPGAQAGAIPGWHPPTNVRGEYSNQPSADSWPGYPREAYVTHGGFDWATATVGGLWDAMLAEGKLFTITSNSDVHRVAQDTWVNGAWPPGATFDNTGHLPDPYNTTEPQPGGDFWPGQFSRTHVGVTRYGYRDVMAGLRAGRVWVDHGHLLDAVDVRLRGERGRGVTLGGRLRARRGEKLTLDVTVTTASRRNPHGLLPKLAHVDVIRGAVNGPAADRDEWRAPDTRVTHTTDVSGRRGTYTLRIPVGRADEPFYLRLRGSDGKRHGTGPLGRSVDPHGPLPHEPGQGNPWLDTWFYTNPVFVDVAGR is encoded by the coding sequence ATGCGCCAGCCCCTGCCCGAATGGGCCGACCCGCAGGTCCCCGCAGAATCTCTCGACGCCCAGGGGCTCAGCCGCCGGGGGGTGATGCGCCGCGCGGGCCTCTTCGGCGCCGCGTTCGCCGCCGCGTCACTGGCATCGCCCGCGCAGGCGTTCGGCCGGGGCGGCGGGCACGGGAACGGTCATGGCCACGGTGGCGGCCACGGCCACGGCGGCAGCGACCCCGAGCTCGTCTACCTCGTCGGGGACCACCACAACCACTCCGTCTACAGCCACGACGCCAAGTACACCTTCTCCCAGCTGGCCACCGCCGGGCGGAAGTTCGGCCTGGACTGGATGGTCTTCACCGAACACAGCAACATCGGCCACGCCGAGTTCGGCGCGCACCAGGAGCACCGCGAAATCCTGAAGGCCCGCGCGCAGAACAAGCGCATGCTGATCTTCCAGGGCCTGGAGTGGTACATCCCCGGCGCCGAACACTGCACCGTCTTCTCCCCGCCCGGACGGCACGAGGTCGATCTGCTCACCCGCTTCGAGTCGGCGTACGACGGGAAGCTGCTCGGCTACACCGCCGGCGCCCCCACCCACCCGGACACGCCCCGCAACGAGGCGCACGCGGTCAAGGCCCTCAAGTGGCTCGCCGAGCAGCGCCGCACCGGGTACGTCGACGACGTACTCGTCCTCGCCAACCACCCCATGAGGCTCGGCATCGACTCCCCGCACGAGCTGCGCGGCTGGCGGGACGCGGCGCCCGGCATCATGATCGGGATGGAAGGCGCGCCCGGCGCGCAGGCCGGAGCGATCCCCGGCTGGCACCCGCCGACCAACGTCCGCGGTGAGTACAGCAATCAGCCGTCCGCCGATTCCTGGCCGGGCTACCCGCGCGAGGCGTACGTCACCCACGGCGGCTTCGACTGGGCGACGGCCACCGTGGGCGGACTCTGGGACGCGATGCTGGCCGAGGGCAAGCTCTTCACGATCACGTCCAACTCCGACGTCCACCGCGTCGCCCAGGACACCTGGGTCAACGGCGCCTGGCCGCCCGGCGCGACGTTCGACAACACCGGCCACCTGCCCGACCCGTACAACACCACCGAGCCGCAGCCGGGCGGCGACTTCTGGCCCGGCCAGTTCAGCCGTACGCATGTGGGCGTCACCCGGTACGGCTACCGCGACGTGATGGCGGGGCTGCGGGCGGGCCGGGTCTGGGTCGACCACGGTCACCTGCTGGACGCCGTCGACGTCCGGCTGCGCGGCGAACGGGGCCGCGGCGTCACCCTCGGCGGCAGGCTGCGCGCCCGGCGCGGCGAGAAGCTGACCCTGGACGTCACCGTGACCACGGCCTCCCGTCGCAACCCGCACGGCCTGCTGCCCAAGCTGGCCCACGTGGACGTCATCCGCGGCGCCGTCAACGGACCGGCCGCCGACCGCGACGAATGGCGGGCACCGGACACCCGTGTCACGCACACCACGGACGTCTCCGGACGCCGGGGTACGTACACCCTGCGCATCCCCGTCGGACGCGCGGACGAGCCCTTCTACCTGCGGCTGCGCGGCAGTGACGGCAAGCGCCACGGAACCGGCCCGCTCGGCAGGTCCGTCGACCCGCACGGTCCGCTCCCGCACGAGCCGGGGCAGGGCAATCCGTGGCTGGACACCTGGTTCTACACGAACCCGGTCTTCGTGGACGTGGCCGGTCGATGA
- a CDS encoding FAD-dependent oxidoreductase produces MLRVAVVGSGPSGVYTAQSLLQQSLVPDVRVHVLDRLPTPYGLVRYGVAPDHEKIKSLQNSLRAVLEDERITFVGHVEVGGAEGLSPARLKELYHAVVYCVGAATDRPLGVPGEDLPGSFSATEFVSWYSAHPDTAADGFALRARSAVVIGVGNVAVDVARILARGADELRSTDVPRAALHTLSGSRVRDVHIVGRRGPSQARFTTKELRELGALPRAHLVVDPAELALDPAYAAPAGGPGTPPLPAVVRRNLEVLRGWAADPPPTAADRGRRIRLRFFLRPAELLERGGRVAGVRFARTAPDGSGGVRDTGAYEDIEAQLVLRAVGYRGMPLPGLPFDPAHGTVPHLAGRVLRGGEPSPGEYVAGWIKRGPTGVIGSNRSCAKETVASLIEDAPLLARRSVTADPLSVLREWGLRPVEWDGWLSIERAEAALGRSLGRGPVKIPDWAGLLDAARGDSG; encoded by the coding sequence GTGCTCCGTGTCGCCGTGGTCGGGTCGGGCCCCAGCGGGGTCTACACCGCCCAGTCCCTGTTGCAGCAGTCGCTGGTGCCCGATGTGCGGGTCCACGTACTGGACCGGCTGCCCACTCCGTACGGTCTGGTGCGCTACGGGGTGGCCCCCGACCACGAAAAGATCAAGTCGCTCCAGAACAGTCTGCGGGCCGTCCTGGAGGACGAGCGGATCACCTTTGTGGGCCATGTCGAGGTGGGCGGAGCCGAAGGGCTCTCACCCGCACGGCTCAAGGAGCTCTATCACGCGGTCGTCTACTGCGTCGGCGCGGCGACCGACCGCCCGCTCGGCGTACCGGGCGAGGATCTGCCGGGCAGCTTCTCCGCCACCGAGTTCGTCTCCTGGTACAGCGCGCACCCGGACACGGCCGCCGACGGGTTCGCGCTGCGCGCCCGCTCGGCGGTGGTGATCGGGGTCGGCAACGTAGCGGTGGACGTGGCCCGGATCCTGGCGCGCGGCGCGGACGAGCTGCGCTCCACCGATGTGCCCCGGGCCGCGCTCCACACACTCTCCGGGAGCCGGGTGCGCGACGTGCACATCGTGGGCAGACGTGGCCCCTCCCAGGCCAGATTCACCACGAAGGAGCTGCGGGAGCTGGGCGCCCTGCCGCGGGCGCACCTGGTCGTCGACCCCGCGGAGCTCGCGCTCGACCCGGCGTACGCGGCCCCGGCCGGCGGGCCCGGCACGCCGCCGCTGCCCGCGGTGGTGCGGCGCAATCTGGAGGTGCTGCGCGGGTGGGCAGCGGACCCGCCGCCCACTGCCGCGGACCGGGGGCGCCGTATCCGTCTGCGGTTCTTCCTGCGCCCGGCCGAGCTGCTGGAGCGGGGCGGCCGGGTCGCCGGGGTGCGGTTCGCCCGTACGGCACCGGACGGTTCCGGAGGCGTACGGGACACCGGTGCGTACGAGGACATCGAGGCACAGCTCGTGCTGCGGGCGGTCGGCTACCGGGGGATGCCGCTGCCGGGCCTGCCGTTCGACCCCGCCCACGGCACCGTGCCGCACCTGGCGGGGCGGGTGCTGCGGGGCGGGGAGCCCTCGCCCGGTGAGTATGTGGCGGGATGGATCAAGCGCGGGCCGACCGGGGTGATCGGTTCGAACCGTTCGTGCGCCAAGGAGACCGTCGCCTCGTTGATCGAGGACGCGCCGCTGCTGGCGCGGCGGTCGGTGACGGCCGATCCGCTGTCGGTGCTGCGGGAGTGGGGGCTGCGGCCGGTGGAGTGGGACGGCTGGCTGTCGATCGAGCGCGCGGAGGCCGCACTGGGGCGGTCGCTGGGGCGCGGCCCGGTGAAGATCCCGGACTGGGCGGGGCTGCTCGACGCGGCACGGGGCGACAGCGGCTGA
- a CDS encoding LVIVD repeat-containing protein, translated as MTSLPTTRVRRRRLGVAAAAAGLFATLLTATTAAATPDPGDAPAKRGGISASQEAEAAAAIKSGEIPGVDEIVHSDNIEHLTNIPKDALQGTNTDLAFQGKYAFAGNYDGFRIFDISNPKRPRTVAQVLCPGSQNDISVSGNLLFLSTDSSRSDNSCASTTQPATEKSSWEGMKVFDISDKRHPKYVAAVETACGSHTHTLVPERRNVYVYVSSYSPSAAFPDCQPPHDGISVIKVPRNAPEKAAIVNFPVLFPDGGNPGAPDNPGVSKTTGCHDITVLPSKDLAAGACMGDGLLFSIKDPENPKIIDRVQDNVNFAFWHSATFNQGADKVVFTDELGGGGAATCNEEIGPNRGADGIYDIVGRGDHRKLVFRSYFKIDRHQADVEVCVAHNGSIIPVKGRDLMVQAWYQGGISVWDFTNSSKPKEIAYFERGPVTLDGVTTAGSWSAYYYNGYIYSNDIAKGFDVLKLDDRRTDPAKRVRLKELNVQTQPDYFDR; from the coding sequence GTGACCTCGTTGCCCACCACCCGCGTGCGGCGCAGACGTCTGGGCGTGGCAGCAGCCGCGGCCGGGCTCTTCGCCACTCTGCTGACGGCCACCACCGCGGCCGCGACACCCGACCCGGGTGACGCCCCGGCCAAGCGCGGCGGAATCTCCGCGAGCCAGGAGGCCGAAGCCGCGGCAGCCATCAAGAGCGGTGAGATACCCGGCGTGGACGAGATCGTCCACAGTGACAACATCGAGCACCTCACCAACATCCCGAAGGACGCCCTCCAGGGCACCAACACGGATCTGGCTTTCCAGGGCAAGTACGCCTTCGCCGGCAACTACGACGGCTTCCGCATCTTCGACATCAGCAACCCGAAGAGGCCGAGGACCGTCGCGCAGGTCCTCTGCCCCGGCTCCCAGAACGACATCTCGGTCTCCGGGAACCTGCTGTTCCTGTCCACCGACTCCTCGCGCAGTGACAACTCCTGCGCCAGCACCACCCAGCCCGCCACGGAGAAGTCCTCCTGGGAGGGCATGAAGGTCTTCGACATCAGCGACAAGCGCCACCCGAAGTACGTCGCCGCCGTCGAGACCGCCTGCGGTTCGCACACCCACACGCTGGTGCCCGAGCGCAGGAACGTCTACGTGTACGTCTCCTCGTACTCCCCGAGCGCGGCGTTCCCCGACTGCCAGCCGCCGCACGACGGGATCTCCGTCATCAAGGTGCCGCGCAACGCGCCCGAGAAGGCCGCGATCGTGAACTTCCCGGTCCTCTTCCCGGACGGCGGGAACCCGGGTGCCCCCGACAACCCGGGCGTCTCCAAGACGACGGGCTGCCACGACATCACGGTGCTTCCGTCGAAGGACCTGGCCGCCGGTGCCTGCATGGGTGACGGCCTGCTGTTCTCCATCAAGGACCCGGAGAACCCGAAGATCATCGACCGGGTCCAGGACAACGTGAACTTCGCGTTCTGGCACTCCGCCACGTTCAACCAGGGTGCCGACAAGGTCGTCTTCACCGACGAGCTCGGCGGCGGCGGCGCGGCCACCTGCAACGAGGAGATCGGCCCGAACCGGGGCGCCGACGGCATCTACGACATCGTGGGACGCGGCGACCACCGCAAGCTCGTCTTCCGCAGCTACTTCAAGATCGACCGCCACCAGGCCGACGTCGAGGTCTGTGTCGCCCACAACGGCTCGATCATCCCGGTGAAGGGCCGCGACCTCATGGTCCAGGCGTGGTACCAGGGCGGCATCTCCGTATGGGACTTCACCAACTCCTCGAAGCCCAAGGAGATCGCCTACTTCGAGCGGGGTCCCGTCACGCTCGACGGTGTCACCACGGCGGGCTCCTGGTCGGCGTACTACTACAACGGCTACATCTACTCCAACGACATCGCCAAGGGCTTCGACGTGCTGAAGCTCGATGACCGGCGTACCGACCCGGCGAAGAGGGTACGGCTGAAGGAGCTCAACGTGCAGACGCAGCCGGACTACTTCGACCGCTGA
- a CDS encoding DUF305 domain-containing protein, translating to MAQEVAVSIRRQSTRVRATVLAAAAVALALTLGACDAAGGDGSPKAGSDAGPAVVAPGKPGEPARTLSAEEAVREAGQDPANSADFRYAQMMIQHHGQALVMTRLVPDRASSVSVKRLAERISAGQKPEIGTMEGWLKSNAGDRRKETHDHSTMPGMATEAQLKQLRAARGDAFDTLFLKLMITHHQGAITMATEALSEGNNVLVEEMAGDVVAQQTVEIDRMRKLMD from the coding sequence ATGGCACAGGAGGTCGCCGTGTCGATCCGCCGTCAGTCCACACGCGTGCGCGCAACCGTCCTCGCGGCAGCGGCCGTTGCTCTGGCCCTGACTCTGGGAGCCTGTGATGCGGCCGGGGGTGACGGAAGCCCGAAGGCCGGGTCGGACGCAGGTCCGGCGGTGGTGGCCCCCGGAAAGCCGGGCGAGCCGGCCCGGACACTCTCCGCCGAGGAAGCCGTGCGGGAGGCCGGTCAGGACCCGGCGAACTCCGCCGATTTCCGCTACGCGCAGATGATGATCCAGCATCACGGTCAGGCCCTCGTCATGACCCGACTCGTCCCGGACCGCGCTTCCTCGGTATCTGTCAAACGGCTCGCGGAGCGCATCTCCGCAGGCCAGAAGCCAGAGATCGGCACGATGGAGGGGTGGCTGAAAAGCAATGCCGGGGACAGGCGCAAGGAGACGCACGACCACTCCACGATGCCCGGCATGGCGACCGAGGCGCAGCTGAAGCAGTTGCGCGCCGCGCGGGGCGACGCATTCGACACCCTGTTCCTGAAGCTGATGATCACCCACCATCAGGGAGCGATCACGATGGCCACCGAGGCGCTCTCGGAGGGCAACAACGTGCTGGTGGAGGAGATGGCGGGCGATGTCGTCGCGCAGCAGACGGTGGAGATCGACCGGATGCGCAAGCTGATGGACTGA
- a CDS encoding phosphatase PAP2 family protein, whose translation MHTPLPHHSDHSPATATAFRTGVVSASLSAVLLILVAVRWSPLMSLDRTVAEALHRRAVTEPGLVHANRVMTDWVWDPWTMRALVAVVVIALWWRGFRLLAGWVAATSLFSTLVQQGLKSAMGRERPEWPDPVDSANYAAFPSGHVMTAVVSCGLFLWLLRLFGAGPRLWWGACAVAGVSVAGVGFTRIYLGVHWLTDVLGGVLLGVAAVAFSVVGYAAWAARRTSGAVGLPRSG comes from the coding sequence ATGCACACCCCGCTCCCGCACCACTCCGACCACTCCCCCGCCACCGCGACCGCCTTCCGGACGGGCGTCGTCAGCGCGTCCCTCTCCGCGGTACTGCTGATCCTCGTCGCCGTGCGCTGGTCCCCTCTGATGTCGCTGGACCGTACGGTCGCCGAGGCCCTGCACCGGCGGGCGGTGACCGAGCCGGGGCTGGTCCACGCCAACCGGGTGATGACGGACTGGGTGTGGGACCCATGGACGATGCGCGCGCTCGTCGCGGTCGTCGTGATCGCCCTGTGGTGGCGTGGGTTCCGGCTGCTCGCGGGATGGGTGGCGGCGACGAGCCTCTTCTCCACCCTCGTACAACAGGGTCTGAAGAGCGCCATGGGCCGGGAGCGCCCGGAGTGGCCCGATCCGGTGGACTCCGCCAACTACGCGGCGTTCCCGTCCGGTCACGTCATGACCGCGGTGGTGAGCTGCGGGCTGTTCCTGTGGCTGCTGCGTCTGTTCGGAGCGGGTCCGCGACTGTGGTGGGGGGCGTGTGCCGTGGCGGGCGTCTCGGTGGCCGGGGTCGGATTCACCCGGATCTACCTGGGCGTGCACTGGCTGACCGATGTGCTGGGCGGCGTACTGCTGGGCGTGGCGGCGGTGGCGTTCTCGGTCGTCGGATACGCCGCGTGGGCGGCTCGCCGGACATCGGGAGCGGTCGGCCTGCCCCGTAGCGGCTGA
- a CDS encoding WD40/YVTN/BNR-like repeat-containing protein, which translates to MTEVLLAVGTRKGLFLGRRRGGAWEFADPDFPAQAIYSVALDTRGPTPRILVGGDSGHWGPSVFHSDDLGATWTEPKQPAVKFPGFTGASLERVWQLQPAGPEAPDVVYAGTEPAALFRSEDRGESFEMVRPLWEHPTRSKWVPGGGGEGLHTILTDPRDARAVTVAVSTAGVFRTKDGGESWAPSNKGVSAVFLPDPDPEFGQCVHKVTRDAADPDRLYLQNHWGVFRSDDSGDHWTDIGGSLPSDFGFAAAAHPHRGGTAYIFPINADADRVPAEHRCRVFRTSDAGRTWEPLSAGLPEGAHYGTVLRDALCTDDADPAGVYFGNRNGELYASADDGDSWRQLASHLPDVLCVRAVALG; encoded by the coding sequence ATGACCGAAGTACTGCTGGCGGTAGGCACCCGCAAGGGACTCTTCCTCGGCCGCAGGCGCGGCGGGGCCTGGGAGTTCGCGGACCCCGATTTCCCTGCCCAGGCGATCTACTCGGTCGCCCTCGACACCCGTGGGCCGACCCCCCGGATCCTGGTCGGCGGCGACAGCGGGCACTGGGGCCCTTCCGTGTTCCACTCCGACGATCTGGGCGCGACCTGGACCGAGCCGAAACAGCCCGCGGTGAAGTTCCCCGGGTTCACCGGGGCGTCGCTGGAGCGGGTCTGGCAGTTGCAGCCCGCCGGCCCCGAGGCGCCCGACGTGGTCTACGCGGGGACCGAGCCCGCCGCCCTGTTCCGGTCCGAGGACCGCGGTGAGAGCTTCGAGATGGTCCGTCCGCTGTGGGAGCACCCGACCCGCTCGAAATGGGTGCCCGGAGGCGGCGGCGAGGGCCTGCACACCATCCTGACCGACCCGAGGGACGCCCGGGCGGTGACCGTCGCGGTCTCCACGGCCGGGGTGTTCCGGACCAAGGACGGCGGGGAGAGCTGGGCTCCGTCGAACAAGGGGGTGTCGGCGGTCTTCCTGCCCGATCCGGACCCGGAGTTCGGCCAGTGCGTCCACAAGGTCACCCGGGACGCGGCCGATCCCGACCGGCTCTACCTCCAGAACCACTGGGGCGTTTTCCGCAGCGACGACTCCGGGGACCACTGGACCGACATCGGCGGGAGCCTGCCGTCGGACTTCGGGTTCGCCGCCGCCGCGCACCCGCACCGCGGTGGGACGGCCTACATCTTCCCGATCAACGCCGACGCCGACCGCGTGCCCGCCGAGCACCGCTGCCGGGTGTTCCGTACGAGCGACGCGGGGCGGACCTGGGAGCCGCTGTCGGCGGGCCTGCCGGAGGGCGCGCACTACGGCACGGTGCTGCGCGACGCGCTCTGCACGGACGACGCGGACCCCGCCGGGGTCTACTTCGGCAATCG